The following proteins are encoded in a genomic region of Gavia stellata isolate bGavSte3 unplaced genomic scaffold, bGavSte3.hap2 HAP2_SCAFFOLD_44, whole genome shotgun sequence:
- the LOC132321718 gene encoding acrosin-like: MVGIRCRDVARGDRATRLPQLGPEAQVRTIKRLLVHEHYSNITQRNDIALLELDQPVQCSYSIQLACVPDASLRVSELTACYASGWGSTTARSGGSTDVLQEAKVCLIDVNLCNSSGWYRGAIHTHNLCAGYAQGGIDTCQVGACYESSPSSTGSPLATTLHIPQRVLCLASHPPTAGSPPLLGLTSPSPPAAPCPVPPLPQRPATLPTKPIQCSWQHAAPHPNNNADYLWLVRITSWEKGCSREWQREAPAPIMSFETVILQANAL, encoded by the exons gctgggccctgaggcccaagtgcgcactatcaagcggctactggttcacgagcactacagtaacatcacgcagaggaacgacatcgccctgctggaactggaccagcctgtgcagtgcagctactccatccagcttgcctgtgtgcccgacgcctcgctgagagtgtcagagctgacagcctgctacgccagcggctggggttccacgactgcaagat ctggaggatcaactgatgtcctgcaggaggccaaggtctgcctcattgatgtcaacctctgtaacagcagcgggtggtacagaggggccatccacacccacaacctgtgtgctggctacgcgcagggtggcatcgacacctgccaggtaggagcgtgctacgagtcaagccccagcagcacaggcagccctctcgCAACCACCCTGCACAtaccccagcgcgtgctttgcctggcaagtcaccctcccaccgctgggtccccaccgctgctggggctcacctccccttccccacctgcagctccttgcccagtgccccccttgccccagaggcctgcgactctgcccacaaagcccatccagtgctcttggcagcacgcagctccacatccca ataacaatgcagactacCTCTGGCTCGTTAGAATCACCAGCTGGGAGAAAGGCTGTTCCAGAGAATGGCAGAGGGAAGCCCCCGCACCTATCATGAGCTTTGAAACTGTCATTCTTCAAGCCAATGCTCTCTAG